A part of Limihaloglobus sulfuriphilus genomic DNA contains:
- a CDS encoding beta-N-acetylhexosaminidase, whose translation MKTMETTAARDLSKFIVPSIKSFEKHHGSFAFKAKILFYADSSHYKTAKNLCKVFKDIFGLEAEVVSSEESSQADIVLKTDSAGGNPESYSILVRPEMITISSPSGRGLFYGLNTLIQLIERDKNGSAFSVPCCRIEDQPEYQWRGFMLDVCRHFMSIDCIKRYIDILSFYKFNRLHLHLTEDQGWRIESRKYPLLTEIGAYRGKSNYGGYYTLEQLRDIMDYAAARFVTVVPEIDLPGHCQAALAAYPELSCTGGPFEVSEKVHVIHEEAFCAGNEKCFEFLQDVFGEIIDALEPKYIHIGADECLKNRWKACSRCQQRIKDEVLADENELQAYFVRRIASFLKSKGVTVIGWEEILEGGGDRDTIIQVWKGCREVAKECISNGYRVILSPTSNCYLDYVPARIDLEKASQFDLNIADSPAEKELVLGGEACMWTEDTPQEILDSKVFPRLLAICESLWHGAAVENYQEFANRLRSHYNAVSEYGIEYNCSFPES comes from the coding sequence ATGAAGACAATGGAAACAACGGCGGCACGGGATTTATCTAAATTCATAGTGCCTTCAATTAAATCTTTTGAAAAGCACCATGGCAGTTTTGCTTTTAAGGCTAAAATATTGTTTTACGCGGACAGCAGTCATTATAAGACTGCGAAGAATCTGTGTAAGGTGTTTAAAGACATCTTTGGTCTGGAAGCTGAAGTTGTCTCATCAGAAGAATCTTCTCAGGCCGATATCGTACTGAAAACAGATTCTGCCGGCGGCAATCCCGAATCGTACAGCATTCTTGTCCGGCCGGAGATGATAACAATAAGCTCGCCGAGCGGCCGCGGATTGTTCTATGGCCTCAATACGCTGATTCAACTTATCGAACGGGACAAAAACGGTTCGGCATTTTCTGTGCCGTGTTGTAGAATCGAAGATCAGCCCGAATACCAATGGCGAGGCTTCATGCTTGATGTCTGCCGGCATTTCATGTCAATCGACTGTATAAAAAGATACATTGATATACTCTCATTTTACAAGTTCAACCGGCTTCATCTGCATCTTACAGAAGATCAGGGCTGGCGGATAGAAAGCCGCAAATACCCCCTTCTTACAGAAATTGGCGCTTACCGCGGCAAAAGTAATTACGGAGGTTATTATACTCTCGAGCAGCTCAGGGATATTATGGATTATGCCGCCGCAAGGTTTGTAACCGTAGTGCCGGAGATTGACCTGCCCGGGCATTGTCAGGCCGCATTGGCCGCCTATCCGGAGCTAAGCTGTACGGGCGGGCCGTTTGAAGTCTCAGAGAAAGTTCATGTCATACATGAAGAGGCTTTTTGCGCAGGCAATGAGAAATGTTTTGAATTTCTTCAGGATGTCTTTGGTGAGATAATAGATGCCCTTGAGCCGAAATATATACATATCGGAGCGGATGAGTGTCTGAAAAACCGCTGGAAGGCCTGTTCCAGATGTCAGCAGAGAATTAAAGATGAGGTACTTGCGGACGAAAATGAGCTTCAGGCGTATTTTGTAAGGCGTATAGCTTCTTTTCTGAAGTCAAAAGGCGTAACTGTCATCGGCTGGGAGGAAATCCTCGAAGGCGGCGGTGACAGAGATACGATTATACAGGTCTGGAAAGGCTGCCGCGAAGTTGCAAAAGAGTGTATCTCCAACGGCTACAGAGTGATCTTGTCACCGACCAGCAACTGTTACCTTGACTACGTGCCCGCCAGGATAGACCTGGAGAAGGCCTCTCAATTCGATCTGAATATAGCCGATTCGCCGGCAGAGAAAGAGCTTGTCCTTGGCGGCGAGGCGTGCATGTGGACAGAGGATACGCCGCAGGAAATACTCGATTCGAAGGTTTTTCCGCGGCTTCTGGCAATATGCGAATCGCTCTGGCACGGCGCCGCCGTGGAAAATTATCAAGAGTTTGCCAACAGGCTCAGAAGCCATTATAATGCTGTTTCAGAATACGGCATTGAGTATAATTGCAGTTTTCCAGAGTCATGA
- a CDS encoding GH1 family beta-glucosidase: MEFKSLKFPKEFIFGASTAAYQIEGGAYEDGKGLSIWDTFCKQPGRILNGDTGDEACDFYHRYKDDIKIMKEMGLDSFRFSISWPRVFPEGTGKVNQKGLDFYNSLVDELRAASIEPYLTLNHWDMPQSLQDQGGWLNKDTAKHFADYSRFMCENLSDRVKFWTTHNEPHCVASAGHVAGIFAPGHKDIKEGLQVTHNLNLAHGLAVQAMRQSGSAGNKYGIVLAVFPYYPATASIHDHRAAQRWDGYFSRCFLDPIFKGSYPEDMVEYFGDKFPEVTEQELSVISEPIDMLGINCYFRRIIENDPKNAFIGGREFKPRDAAYTQMDWPIYPECLFEVLSMLDKDYDIPELYIIENGAAFHDEVSPDGKVHDARRTRYLHAHIEQAKRAVEQGINLKGYFVWSFLDNFEWALGYSRRFGIVYVDYPTQKRIVKDSGKWYSELLRYNQSLRD; encoded by the coding sequence TTGGAATTTAAATCATTAAAGTTCCCCAAAGAGTTTATATTCGGCGCTTCTACCGCCGCGTATCAGATTGAAGGCGGGGCATACGAGGACGGCAAAGGACTGTCGATATGGGACACTTTCTGCAAGCAGCCCGGCCGCATACTCAACGGCGACACCGGAGATGAGGCCTGTGATTTTTACCACAGGTACAAAGACGACATAAAGATCATGAAAGAGATGGGGCTTGATTCTTTCCGGTTTTCTATATCATGGCCCAGAGTCTTTCCCGAGGGCACGGGAAAAGTAAACCAGAAGGGTCTTGATTTCTACAATTCGCTTGTTGACGAGCTTCGGGCGGCATCTATTGAGCCGTATCTCACTCTAAACCACTGGGATATGCCCCAGAGCCTCCAGGATCAGGGCGGCTGGCTTAATAAGGATACCGCGAAACATTTTGCGGATTATTCACGCTTTATGTGTGAAAATCTCTCTGACCGTGTGAAATTCTGGACAACCCACAATGAGCCTCACTGTGTGGCCTCGGCAGGGCATGTTGCCGGTATTTTCGCACCCGGCCATAAAGATATAAAGGAAGGCTTGCAGGTTACGCATAACCTGAATCTGGCCCACGGTCTGGCCGTACAGGCTATGCGTCAAAGCGGCTCTGCCGGGAATAAATATGGTATTGTGCTGGCGGTTTTCCCCTATTATCCGGCTACGGCTTCAATACATGACCATCGCGCAGCCCAGCGATGGGACGGTTATTTCAGCAGATGTTTCCTCGATCCTATATTCAAAGGCAGCTATCCGGAGGATATGGTAGAATATTTCGGCGATAAATTTCCCGAAGTCACTGAACAGGAGCTGTCCGTAATTTCAGAGCCGATTGACATGCTGGGCATAAACTGTTATTTCCGCAGAATTATTGAGAATGACCCCAAAAATGCGTTTATCGGCGGTCGGGAATTCAAGCCCCGTGATGCCGCATATACACAGATGGACTGGCCGATTTATCCGGAATGTCTCTTCGAGGTTTTATCCATGCTGGACAAAGACTACGATATTCCCGAACTCTATATAATCGAGAACGGCGCGGCATTTCATGACGAAGTATCACCTGACGGGAAAGTGCACGATGCCAGACGCACCAGATATCTTCATGCTCATATAGAACAGGCAAAACGGGCCGTAGAGCAGGGAATAAATCTCAAGGGGTATTTTGTCTGGTCGTTTCTTGATAATTTTGAATGGGCGCTGGGCTATTCCCGAAGATTCGGGATTGTCTATGTTGACTACCCGACGCAGAAAAGAATAGTCAAAGACAGCGGCAAATGGTATTCAGAGCTGCTAAGATACAATCAAAGCCTGCGAGACTGA
- a CDS encoding exo-alpha-sialidase — MYLRKMFAAIALILVFTVVMPSMLEASQYEVYQPQITKGFVYNPEYGELKYNHDSSIEYFQGRFYAAWNGNTNWWEGRPGQKNYWAFSDDGIHWSGYREFEDTPVFGSPSWQTEWQPNLLNYKDKELWALWTKAGGFIVSKLTDPAEGWTHRVIFEVIEYDGAEYFIFPSQECTVLEDGSVLVPVILREKSDLPQDQRKWFCTFLKSSDAGETWQYYPQAFVAHPHGPYHRSWEPMGIVQDDKNVRMFVRDMHGDLLEPDKTFFTALGNRGGTAFADPVYSAIRTVSSRMWLGNIGSRKIMVQHDSAANRNTGDRINIALFSSRTGRDDFVAGTSIIDDELGICYPQAVLKDEDLYVVYTSGHTPRAIKTARVSPAPRNDKYYIMPRSRDRALTSNDLPRFNPSFIRIDQYNSFDTGGDIDIKDAFSFTCWLRPDGGEGVLYQLSGPDGSKFFVEQDKQGSLFVNFAGEKVKSNVSLPADGRWSMLSGMFDLKTGTGCLKVNCGEEAGLKFDAADFARGTYRLVLGDFLRGAGFDSADMRIYESRITAQQAEAYFSLTAKRHGSSGTTDIAAVKAASLEISPLDYTAKQDIANVVPGEITCYAGHNDIVSRDVNDLGQKSVTITGWIRQKPHNNGVIFDALDSEGDGGFSIRHDFFPKIYVRIGDKDYPLGHRYREGERVYMKGFNQPLNDEYYFFCVVIDNSEKKILFWEDNKLSDEQINFDAESLSSDEPVAFFRYCGKERAKNHFPFYGGVFNVNVYDRKLSEPEIRFDHNRFADMFGFDELSGDIKAAPEARWSVGADNYDSLRFIDSEAPVAAGVKHEEYMGRQCLLLSGSSSCGVDMDGFDPDKSRIEMDLPIRIDYPIVSEELRIMSFGDDGQIILGMLNGDSDNLHIRIDGKWHRAAAFELGKWSQIKLIFEDGKVAIKNGDSRNVFDTGRLTPRLYLGDGYPHGYIAPADKFRLDVDEFELKVQ, encoded by the coding sequence ATGTATTTAAGAAAAATGTTTGCCGCGATAGCGTTAATTCTTGTTTTTACTGTAGTAATGCCATCAATGCTTGAAGCATCCCAATATGAAGTTTATCAGCCTCAGATAACAAAAGGCTTTGTCTATAACCCTGAATACGGCGAGCTTAAGTACAACCACGATTCGTCAATTGAGTATTTCCAGGGCAGGTTTTACGCCGCGTGGAACGGAAATACAAACTGGTGGGAAGGCAGGCCCGGGCAGAAGAATTACTGGGCGTTCAGTGATGACGGTATTCACTGGAGCGGATACAGGGAGTTTGAGGATACGCCGGTTTTCGGCTCGCCTTCGTGGCAGACAGAGTGGCAGCCAAATCTGCTCAACTATAAGGATAAAGAACTTTGGGCGCTCTGGACAAAGGCCGGAGGGTTTATCGTTTCAAAACTTACTGACCCTGCAGAGGGTTGGACTCACCGTGTAATTTTTGAGGTAATAGAATATGACGGGGCCGAGTATTTCATCTTCCCCAGCCAGGAATGCACGGTACTTGAAGACGGTTCGGTGCTGGTGCCGGTAATTCTCCGTGAGAAGTCGGATCTGCCCCAGGATCAGCGTAAATGGTTCTGCACGTTTTTGAAGTCTTCTGACGCGGGCGAAACATGGCAGTATTACCCGCAGGCCTTTGTAGCTCACCCGCATGGCCCTTATCATCGCAGCTGGGAGCCTATGGGGATCGTTCAGGATGATAAAAATGTCAGGATGTTTGTCCGCGATATGCACGGCGATCTTCTTGAGCCCGATAAGACCTTTTTCACGGCTCTGGGCAACAGGGGCGGAACTGCATTCGCAGACCCTGTTTACAGCGCTATCCGGACAGTCAGCAGCCGCATGTGGCTGGGAAATATCGGCAGCAGAAAGATAATGGTACAGCATGACAGCGCTGCAAACCGCAATACCGGCGACAGGATAAACATAGCCCTGTTTTCATCGAGAACAGGCAGGGATGATTTTGTCGCCGGCACAAGTATCATTGATGATGAGCTGGGTATATGCTATCCGCAGGCGGTGTTGAAAGATGAAGACCTCTACGTTGTCTATACAAGCGGCCACACTCCCAGAGCGATTAAAACCGCAAGGGTCAGCCCGGCGCCCCGCAATGATAAATACTACATAATGCCGCGGTCGCGGGATCGGGCCCTTACGTCAAACGATCTGCCGCGTTTTAACCCTTCGTTTATACGGATCGATCAGTATAACAGTTTTGATACCGGCGGGGATATTGACATAAAGGACGCATTTTCGTTTACATGTTGGCTTCGGCCCGACGGCGGCGAGGGTGTTCTGTATCAGCTAAGCGGCCCTGATGGAAGTAAATTTTTTGTTGAACAGGACAAACAAGGCAGTCTGTTTGTGAATTTTGCCGGCGAAAAGGTCAAAAGCAATGTATCTCTGCCCGCTGACGGCAGATGGAGTATGCTAAGCGGTATGTTTGACCTCAAAACGGGAACGGGTTGTCTGAAAGTCAACTGCGGCGAGGAAGCCGGCCTGAAATTCGACGCGGCCGATTTTGCCCGCGGTACATACAGGCTCGTGCTTGGTGATTTCCTCCGCGGAGCAGGTTTTGATTCCGCCGATATGAGGATTTACGAGAGCAGAATCACTGCCCAACAGGCAGAGGCGTATTTTTCACTAACGGCAAAGAGGCACGGCAGCAGCGGTACAACAGATATCGCTGCGGTGAAAGCCGCGTCTTTGGAGATATCGCCTCTTGATTATACGGCAAAACAGGACATTGCCAACGTTGTTCCCGGCGAGATTACATGCTATGCGGGACATAACGATATTGTATCCAGAGATGTAAATGACCTTGGTCAAAAGTCTGTGACAATTACCGGCTGGATACGGCAGAAGCCGCATAATAACGGCGTTATCTTCGATGCTCTTGATTCCGAGGGAGACGGAGGCTTCTCAATCCGGCATGATTTCTTCCCCAAAATATATGTGAGAATCGGCGATAAAGATTACCCCCTGGGACACCGTTACCGTGAAGGTGAACGGGTTTATATGAAGGGCTTCAATCAGCCGCTAAACGATGAGTATTACTTTTTTTGCGTGGTGATTGATAACAGTGAAAAAAAGATTCTATTTTGGGAAGATAATAAACTCTCCGATGAGCAGATAAACTTTGATGCGGAGAGCCTCAGCTCCGATGAGCCGGTGGCGTTTTTCAGGTACTGCGGAAAAGAAAGGGCGAAAAACCATTTTCCCTTTTACGGCGGAGTTTTTAACGTAAATGTGTATGACAGAAAATTGAGCGAGCCGGAAATACGTTTTGACCATAACAGGTTTGCCGATATGTTCGGCTTCGATGAATTGTCCGGAGACATCAAAGCCGCACCAGAGGCCAGATGGAGTGTTGGCGCAGATAACTATGATTCTTTACGGTTCATAGACTCAGAGGCTCCGGTTGCCGCGGGCGTAAAACACGAGGAATACATGGGCAGGCAGTGCCTGCTTCTCAGCGGCAGCAGCTCATGCGGCGTGGATATGGACGGTTTTGATCCGGATAAAAGCCGTATTGAAATGGACCTTCCCATCAGGATTGATTACCCGATTGTCAGTGAGGAACTGCGGATAATGTCCTTTGGAGACGACGGGCAGATAATCCTGGGCATGTTAAACGGCGATTCGGATAACCTGCATATCAGGATTGATGGCAAGTGGCACCGGGCTGCCGCGTTTGAGCTGGGAAAATGGTCGCAGATAAAACTTATATTTGAAGACGGCAAAGTCGCAATTAAAAACGGCGATTCCCGGAATGTGTTCGACACAGGCAGACTCACGCCGCGGCTGTATCTTGGCGACGGCTATCCGCACGGATATATCGCGCCGGCGGATAAATTCCGTCTTGACGTTGACGAGTTTGAATTAAAAGTACAATAA
- a CDS encoding exo-alpha-sialidase — MQRIVFLALMCDCLVQSAVFGSWRTYEVYQPVIERLSVSDSAGGELLYNHGTAIAWYQNRWFYLWNANELPGEAKPNQLIYQSTSRDGQDWSEPSPAFASSSNSILPVTPDGGTQWQPAVGVVDDELWVFWNQWGSEEVRGSFFSRLDSPDGKWQTNRLKWGVNVSGPKEVEGWRIYPSQNLYRLRNGRILVSVIMIDQSGPAGDAPEGVEGWWALEKRNSVLYTDDGGKTWRVSAGWTLPDESWTGWEPTMWEQSDGSVRMFARHNVHPKYVQGAGLPPSQTLTVSVSHDSGETWSKGELVPLDSTVSMMHVIPQDGRGIWQTPAADDDLGGRRYFMVHNDVSEPGWGIARKNITLYFKRGDGFEFTAGVGLTDHERLVSYPRLWSRGDALYMSYTRGPAYGSSARLARISPLPDPKKYYILPRNNMPASPRPEINDSNLCFEGRQHVEAMSSLNFNDNGMSLGAFVNMIEGDVLIDTRGSGGGFVFMLVNGEGGLLYPRLLFDGYGGAGPRSSLGLKRSEWAYTGFTLDADAVEVTFYVNGRQERLPVDIGGPVPSLSGSRAYVGNSRPGSELQGMVGRMRFMSIYDGMALDASGHTWLCGQFKDEPGIIDASEGAEPQAEPVLVLDPANTVDFENNFQLPQDLKDLGVSCEIESGVELLTFSGAGSAGVELDENHRSKGDAVELKMNFRIESEEPVTLLTIGDAVSPARIHAIPSGSLMDILITSSKGSKLIGTVTKNSWNEIFVFSSDDITRVRISDGEWKEASHEPRGSWVYIGEGFPGERPSKTGKFSVKVNSILSRVN; from the coding sequence ATGCAGCGAATTGTATTTTTAGCTCTAATGTGTGATTGTTTAGTTCAATCTGCGGTATTTGGTTCCTGGCGTACTTATGAAGTTTATCAGCCTGTGATTGAACGTCTTTCTGTATCTGACTCCGCCGGGGGTGAGCTGCTTTACAATCACGGTACTGCGATTGCATGGTATCAGAATAGATGGTTCTATTTATGGAACGCCAATGAGCTTCCGGGTGAGGCAAAGCCGAACCAGCTTATTTATCAGTCCACAAGCCGTGACGGCCAAGACTGGAGTGAACCATCTCCTGCGTTTGCGAGCAGCAGCAACAGCATTTTGCCTGTTACTCCGGACGGCGGAACGCAGTGGCAGCCGGCTGTTGGTGTTGTCGATGATGAGTTATGGGTTTTTTGGAATCAATGGGGTTCTGAAGAAGTTCGCGGCAGTTTCTTCTCTCGCCTTGACAGTCCCGATGGAAAATGGCAGACCAACCGGCTCAAGTGGGGGGTAAATGTTTCAGGTCCCAAAGAGGTTGAGGGTTGGCGGATTTACCCGTCTCAAAATTTGTATCGTTTGCGTAACGGTCGGATTTTGGTGTCGGTTATTATGATAGATCAAAGCGGCCCTGCCGGGGATGCCCCCGAGGGGGTTGAAGGCTGGTGGGCTTTAGAAAAACGCAACAGTGTGCTTTATACAGATGACGGCGGAAAGACCTGGCGTGTTTCTGCAGGCTGGACGCTTCCGGATGAATCATGGACAGGTTGGGAGCCGACAATGTGGGAGCAAAGCGACGGGAGTGTTCGAATGTTTGCCCGCCATAACGTTCATCCGAAATATGTTCAGGGGGCCGGCCTGCCTCCTTCTCAAACTTTGACCGTATCGGTAAGCCATGACAGTGGAGAGACCTGGTCTAAAGGAGAGCTGGTTCCGTTAGACTCGACAGTTTCTATGATGCATGTAATTCCCCAGGACGGCCGTGGAATATGGCAAACTCCAGCGGCAGACGATGATCTGGGCGGGCGGCGTTATTTCATGGTTCATAATGATGTTTCAGAGCCCGGCTGGGGCATAGCCAGAAAAAATATAACACTATACTTTAAGCGGGGAGACGGCTTTGAGTTTACTGCCGGTGTAGGCCTGACCGATCACGAACGTCTTGTTTCCTATCCTCGGCTATGGTCCCGCGGCGATGCTCTGTACATGTCTTATACCAGGGGCCCTGCCTATGGCAGTTCCGCGAGATTAGCACGTATCTCACCTCTGCCCGACCCGAAAAAATATTATATACTGCCCCGTAATAACATGCCCGCAAGCCCTCGCCCTGAGATAAATGATTCTAATCTATGCTTTGAAGGCCGCCAACATGTTGAAGCAATGAGCAGTCTAAATTTTAATGATAACGGCATGTCCCTGGGTGCGTTTGTTAATATGATTGAGGGTGACGTGTTGATTGATACACGCGGTTCGGGCGGCGGCTTTGTGTTTATGCTCGTTAACGGTGAAGGCGGTCTTTTGTACCCTCGTCTTTTATTCGATGGTTACGGAGGCGCCGGCCCTCGTTCATCGCTTGGATTAAAAAGAAGTGAGTGGGCTTATACCGGTTTCACCTTAGACGCTGATGCGGTTGAAGTTACTTTCTATGTTAACGGCCGGCAGGAGAGGCTGCCTGTAGATATAGGCGGCCCGGTTCCTTCATTGAGCGGATCGCGGGCGTATGTTGGCAATAGCCGGCCGGGCAGTGAATTGCAGGGTATGGTTGGGCGTATGCGTTTTATGTCAATATATGATGGAATGGCACTTGATGCTTCCGGGCATACCTGGCTGTGTGGTCAGTTTAAAGACGAGCCTGGTATTATTGACGCTTCCGAAGGTGCAGAGCCGCAAGCTGAGCCTGTACTTGTATTAGACCCCGCAAACACAGTCGATTTTGAAAATAATTTTCAGCTTCCGCAGGATCTGAAAGATTTGGGGGTTAGTTGTGAAATCGAGAGCGGTGTTGAGCTGCTCACATTTTCAGGAGCCGGCTCTGCCGGAGTTGAGCTGGACGAAAATCATCGCTCAAAAGGCGATGCAGTAGAACTAAAAATGAATTTTCGAATCGAAAGCGAAGAACCCGTTACCCTATTAACCATTGGTGATGCAGTTAGTCCTGCACGCATACATGCCATACCCTCCGGCTCTTTAATGGATATTCTAATTACAAGTTCCAAAGGGTCGAAACTTATCGGTACTGTAACTAAAAACAGCTGGAATGAGATATTTGTTTTCAGCAGTGATGATATCACTCGTGTGCGAATTTCTGATGGAGAATGGAAAGAGGCGTCTCACGAACCTCGCGGCAGCTGGGTGTATATCGGCGAGGGTTTTCCAGGGGAACGCCCCTCTAAAACGGGAAAGTTTTCAGTAAAGGTCAATTCAATATTGTCCAGGGTTAACTAA